From a region of the Nothobranchius furzeri strain GRZ-AD chromosome 12, NfurGRZ-RIMD1, whole genome shotgun sequence genome:
- the LOC139062079 gene encoding uncharacterized protein isoform X2, translating into MDTDVQQLVLVKEEDPEEQSAGVDQQDPEHLHIKEEQEELWTSLEGEHLCLKEETEAVGFPVTAVSIKSEDDEEKPLVSQLHQQQIEDRDVPTSSSAYQMTAETGGGAGTSRNPDLNPHEQTSDSSETEVSGDDEDDDDDDDDDDGVNLDSELSDSGSETGDEDDDWNESRSSESDGSWCRYPGSPDAAG; encoded by the exons atgttcaacagctggTGCTTGTTAAAGAAGAagatcctgaagaacagagtgctggtgtggaccagcaggacccagaacacctccacataaaggaggaacaggaggagctctggaccagtctggagggagagcatctctgtttgaaggaggagactgaagctgtcgggtttcctgttactgctgtttctataaagagtgaggatgatgaagagaaacctctggtctcacagcttcatcagcagcaaatagaagacagagatgttccaaccagcagctcagcttaccagatgacagcagaaactggtggaggagcaggaactagcaggaacccagatctgaaccctcatgaacaaacatctgattcttcagagactgaagttagtggagatgatgaagatgatgatgatgatgatgatgatgatgatggtgtgaatctggactctgagctgtcagactctgggtctgaaactggagatgaagatgatgactggaatgagagcaggtcttctgagtcagatg gatcctggtgtaggtacccagggagtccagatgctgcaggatga